The following are encoded together in the Capsulimonas corticalis genome:
- the der gene encoding ribosome biogenesis GTPase Der, with protein MSVSDRPLVAIVGRPNVGKSTLFNRLVGKRIAIVEDTPGITRDRLYADGEWLGREYTLIDTGGIQMFETDPLKAQIRGQAEIAMEEADVVVFVIDTTTGVTADDIELANALRRSPKPLVVIANKVDNGDQEYRNVPEVYSLGFSEVFPVSALSGRGLGDALDAIVGHFPAEDKDKAEEIEDERIKIAIIGRPNVGKSSLLNAILGEQRVIVSPVAGTTRDSIDTTFNFNGRELVFIDTAGIRRAGKVQGSVEYYTVLRALRAIDRADVVMLVIDSNDGLTDGDKRVGGFAHERGRAAVIVVNKWDLGRQDVLEEMPGQNPMKIFSEEMRDGMNFMAYAALAFTSATTGKGVTAAVETALDAAENHAMRIPTGELNRLLRDASDAHPYLDHGKQLKIYYATMPTVKPPKIVLFVNDPELMHFSYKRYLENQIRKTYAFEGTPLQIEVRKAADKERDH; from the coding sequence GTGAGCGTTTCTGATCGACCTCTGGTCGCAATTGTCGGACGTCCAAACGTCGGCAAATCCACCCTTTTTAATCGTCTCGTCGGTAAGCGTATCGCCATTGTTGAGGATACGCCCGGCATTACCCGCGACCGTCTGTACGCCGACGGCGAGTGGCTCGGACGAGAGTACACGCTGATCGACACCGGCGGTATTCAGATGTTCGAAACGGATCCGCTCAAGGCGCAGATCCGCGGCCAGGCGGAGATCGCGATGGAGGAGGCCGATGTCGTCGTCTTCGTCATCGACACCACCACTGGAGTCACCGCCGACGATATCGAGCTCGCCAACGCGCTGCGCCGTTCTCCCAAGCCGCTCGTGGTGATCGCGAATAAAGTGGACAATGGCGATCAAGAGTATCGCAATGTCCCGGAAGTCTACTCCCTGGGCTTTTCGGAAGTCTTTCCTGTCTCCGCGCTGAGCGGACGTGGTCTGGGCGATGCGCTCGACGCCATCGTGGGCCACTTCCCAGCGGAAGATAAGGACAAAGCCGAAGAGATCGAGGATGAGCGGATCAAGATCGCCATCATCGGCCGCCCGAATGTCGGCAAGTCGTCGCTGCTGAATGCGATCCTAGGCGAACAGCGCGTGATCGTTTCCCCGGTCGCCGGCACCACGCGCGACTCCATCGACACCACGTTTAACTTCAATGGCCGGGAACTGGTCTTTATCGATACGGCGGGCATCCGGCGCGCCGGCAAAGTTCAGGGAAGCGTCGAATACTATACGGTGCTGCGCGCCCTGCGCGCCATCGACCGCGCCGATGTCGTCATGCTGGTGATCGATTCCAACGACGGACTCACCGACGGTGATAAGCGCGTCGGCGGCTTCGCCCACGAGCGCGGCCGAGCGGCGGTTATTGTCGTCAACAAGTGGGATCTCGGCCGCCAGGATGTCCTGGAAGAGATGCCGGGCCAGAACCCGATGAAGATCTTCAGTGAGGAAATGCGCGACGGCATGAACTTCATGGCCTACGCCGCGCTCGCCTTCACCAGCGCCACGACCGGCAAGGGCGTGACCGCCGCCGTGGAGACGGCGCTCGACGCCGCCGAGAACCACGCGATGCGGATCCCGACGGGCGAACTCAACCGCCTGCTGCGCGATGCGTCCGACGCGCATCCCTACCTGGATCACGGCAAGCAGCTCAAGATCTACTACGCCACCATGCCGACGGTTAAGCCTCCCAAGATCGTTCTGTTCGTGAACGATCCCGAGCTGATGCACTTCTCCTACAAGCGCTATCTGGAAAATCAGATCCGCAAGACGTACGCCTTTGAAGGAACGCCTCTGCAGATCGAGGTGCGCAAGGCGGCGGACAAGGAAAGGGATCATTAA
- a CDS encoding DUF4276 family protein — MKEIKIYVEGGGDSHATRSELRKGFGEFTRSLRTLAQSKRLRYGIVACGSRNDAFDMFQTALRQNDPDILNFLLVDAEASVKQNISPWKHLSERAGDRWEQPAGVSDDQCHLMVQSMETWIAADLNALRKFYGKGFREKLIPATNDVETIDKVRLFSALKDATAHSEKKGQYHKTKHGFALIGLVDPMLVRSKAAHCERFFQMIEMWIDSGGG; from the coding sequence GTGAAGGAGATCAAGATTTACGTCGAAGGCGGGGGAGATTCCCATGCGACGCGTTCGGAATTACGCAAAGGATTTGGAGAATTCACACGCTCGTTGCGGACGCTGGCGCAGAGTAAACGGCTTCGTTATGGAATTGTCGCCTGTGGATCGCGCAATGACGCCTTTGATATGTTCCAAACCGCGCTTCGGCAAAATGACCCCGACATCCTCAATTTTCTTCTCGTTGACGCGGAAGCAAGCGTCAAGCAAAACATCTCGCCATGGAAGCATCTGAGCGAGCGGGCGGGGGATCGGTGGGAACAGCCTGCCGGCGTCTCGGACGATCAATGTCACTTGATGGTTCAGTCCATGGAGACGTGGATTGCCGCAGATCTGAATGCGCTGCGTAAGTTTTATGGTAAAGGGTTTCGCGAGAAGCTCATTCCGGCGACCAATGATGTGGAAACGATTGATAAAGTCCGTTTGTTCTCGGCGCTGAAAGACGCCACCGCGCATTCGGAGAAAAAGGGGCAATACCATAAAACAAAGCATGGGTTTGCGCTCATTGGCTTGGTCGATCCTATGCTCGTCAGAAGCAAAGCGGCGCATTGTGAGCGATTCTTTCAAATGATCGAGATGTGGATCGATTCTGGGGGAGGTTGA